One segment of Gilliamella sp. ESL0441 DNA contains the following:
- the nrdA gene encoding class 1a ribonucleoside-diphosphate reductase subunit alpha gives MNKSIFVTKRDGKKEPINLDKIHKVITWAAEGLENVSVSQVELRSHIQFYDGIRTSDIHETIIRAAADLISQDAPDYQYLAARLAIFHLRKKAYNQFTPPPLYEHVKNLVASDRYDKHLLEDYTQEEFEQMDKIVDHWRDMSFSYAAVKQLEGKYLVQNRVTGEIYESAQFLYILVAACLFANYPKDTRLSYIKRFYDAVSTFKISLPTPIMAGVRTPTRQFSSCVLIECDDSLDSINATASAIVKYVSQRAGIGVNAGKIRALGSSIRGGEAFHTGCIPFYKYFQTAVKSCSQGGVRGGAATVFYPLWHLEVESLLVLRNNRGVEENRVRHLDYGVQINKLMYQRLIQNENITLFSPSDVPGLYEAFFADQAKFDALYHQYEQDVNIRKRVVKAVELFALLMQERASTGRIYIQNVDHCNTHSPFNAQLAPVHQSNLCMEIALPTKPLNNVNDEKGEIALCTLSAFNLGEIQSLDDFEELADLTVRALDSLLDYQDYPVPAARNSSINRRTLGIGVINYAYYLAKHGVKYSDGSANNLTHRTFEAMQYYLLKASNNLAKEKGACNLFNETTYSQGILPIDTYKKDLDTITKEPLHYDWEALRESIKTHGLRNSTLSALMPSETSSQISNATNGIEPPRGYVSVKASKDGILKQVVPDYKDLKNFYELLWQIPNNTGYLQLVGIMQKFIDQSISANTNYDPTKFPNDKVPMKQLLADLLTAYKFGVKTLYYHNTRDGAEDIQGDIALTESDEGCEGGACKI, from the coding sequence CCTATCAATCTTGATAAAATTCACAAGGTTATCACTTGGGCAGCGGAAGGATTAGAAAATGTTTCGGTATCCCAAGTTGAATTGCGTTCACATATTCAATTTTATGATGGTATACGAACTTCAGATATTCACGAAACAATCATTCGAGCAGCAGCCGATCTTATATCGCAAGATGCACCTGATTACCAATATTTGGCAGCACGATTAGCCATTTTTCATTTACGTAAAAAAGCTTACAACCAATTTACTCCCCCACCACTTTACGAGCACGTTAAGAACCTTGTCGCAAGTGACCGTTATGACAAACACCTGCTTGAAGATTATACTCAAGAAGAGTTTGAACAAATGGATAAAATCGTCGATCATTGGCGTGATATGTCTTTTTCATATGCGGCAGTTAAACAACTTGAAGGTAAATACTTAGTTCAAAATCGGGTAACTGGCGAAATCTATGAAAGTGCACAGTTTCTATACATTTTAGTTGCAGCTTGCCTTTTTGCTAATTACCCTAAAGATACACGTCTTAGCTATATCAAACGCTTTTATGATGCGGTTTCAACATTTAAAATTTCATTGCCAACGCCAATTATGGCTGGTGTTCGCACCCCAACACGCCAATTTAGTTCATGTGTACTTATCGAATGTGACGACAGCTTAGATTCCATTAATGCGACAGCAAGCGCAATTGTCAAATATGTGTCACAACGGGCAGGCATTGGGGTCAATGCGGGCAAAATTAGAGCACTGGGTAGTTCAATTCGTGGTGGTGAAGCTTTCCACACTGGCTGTATCCCATTCTATAAATATTTTCAAACGGCGGTAAAATCTTGTTCACAAGGTGGAGTTCGTGGTGGTGCTGCAACGGTATTTTATCCACTTTGGCATTTAGAAGTCGAAAGTCTATTGGTTTTACGTAATAATCGAGGTGTTGAAGAAAACCGTGTTAGACATTTGGATTATGGTGTTCAGATTAATAAATTAATGTATCAACGCTTAATCCAAAACGAAAACATTACGCTTTTCAGCCCGTCAGATGTACCGGGTCTATACGAGGCATTTTTTGCCGATCAAGCAAAATTCGACGCCCTTTATCATCAATATGAACAAGATGTGAATATCCGAAAAAGAGTGGTAAAAGCGGTGGAACTCTTTGCCCTGTTAATGCAAGAACGTGCATCAACTGGACGTATTTATATTCAAAATGTTGACCACTGTAATACTCACAGTCCATTCAATGCTCAGCTTGCACCTGTACATCAATCTAATTTATGTATGGAAATTGCGTTACCAACTAAACCGTTGAATAATGTTAACGATGAAAAGGGTGAAATAGCACTATGTACACTATCTGCCTTTAATTTAGGTGAAATTCAATCGTTAGATGATTTTGAAGAGCTCGCCGATTTAACCGTTCGTGCCCTTGATTCACTGCTTGATTATCAGGATTACCCTGTTCCTGCTGCTCGCAATTCATCCATTAATCGCCGTACATTAGGCATTGGTGTCATTAACTATGCCTATTATTTAGCAAAACATGGGGTAAAATATTCAGACGGCAGCGCTAATAATTTAACCCACCGCACGTTTGAAGCGATGCAATATTATCTTTTAAAAGCATCCAATAACTTAGCGAAAGAAAAAGGTGCATGTAACTTATTTAACGAAACGACCTATTCACAAGGTATATTACCGATAGATACCTATAAAAAGGATCTTGATACCATTACAAAAGAGCCATTACATTATGATTGGGAAGCACTGCGTGAATCAATTAAAACTCATGGTTTACGTAATTCAACCTTATCGGCATTAATGCCTTCTGAAACGTCATCGCAAATATCTAATGCGACTAATGGTATTGAGCCGCCACGAGGATATGTCAGTGTTAAGGCCTCAAAAGATGGCATCTTAAAGCAAGTGGTACCTGACTATAAAGATTTAAAAAATTTCTATGAACTGCTGTGGCAAATTCCTAATAATACGGGCTATTTACAACTAGTTGGTATCATGCAGAAATTTATCGATCAATCAATTTCGGCTAACACCAATTATGATCCGACAAAATTCCCGAATGACAAAGTACCGATGAAACAATTACTTGCTGATTTATTAACCGCATATAAATTTGGAGTCAAAACACTCTATTACCATAACACACGTGATGGGGCGGAAGATATTCAAGGGGATATTGCACTAACTGAAAGTGATGAAGGTTGTGAAGGCGGAGCTTGTAAAATTTAA
- the nrdB gene encoding class Ia ribonucleoside-diphosphate reductase subunit beta, producing MNYSTFSHVHNDQLKEPMFLGQPVNVARYDQQKYEMFEKLIEKQLSFFWRPEEVDISQDRIDYAALPEHEKHIFISNLKYQTLLDSIQGRSPNVALLPLISIPELETWVETWSFSETIHSRSYTHIIRNIVNDPSVVFDDIVTNKEIQKRAGDIAGYYDDLISYASYYNLLGEGKHTVNNKTITISLRELKKKLYLCLMSVNALEAIRFYVSFACSFAFAERELMEGNAKIIKLIARDEALHLTGTQFMINTLRSGEDDPEMAEIAKECEQDCYDLFLQAANQEKEWAAYLFEGGSMIGLNKDILCQYVEYITNIRMQAVGLKLPYEVKSNPIPWINNWLVSDNVQVAPQEAEMSSYLVGQIDSEINEDDLSDFTL from the coding sequence ATGAATTACAGTACCTTTTCGCATGTACATAACGATCAGCTTAAAGAACCCATGTTTCTTGGTCAACCAGTTAATGTGGCGCGTTATGACCAACAAAAATATGAAATGTTTGAAAAATTAATCGAAAAACAACTTTCGTTTTTTTGGCGTCCGGAAGAAGTCGATATATCTCAAGACCGGATTGACTATGCGGCACTACCCGAGCATGAAAAACATATTTTTATTAGTAATTTAAAATACCAAACATTATTGGATTCGATTCAAGGTCGTAGTCCAAACGTTGCTTTACTCCCTTTAATTTCAATTCCTGAACTTGAAACTTGGGTAGAAACGTGGTCGTTTTCAGAGACGATTCACTCTCGCTCTTACACACACATCATACGTAACATTGTCAATGATCCTTCTGTGGTATTTGATGACATTGTGACAAATAAAGAGATCCAAAAACGTGCGGGTGACATTGCGGGTTATTACGATGATCTAATTAGCTATGCGAGTTATTACAACTTATTAGGTGAAGGTAAACACACGGTTAACAATAAAACCATTACCATAAGTTTACGTGAATTGAAAAAGAAACTGTACCTTTGCTTAATGAGTGTTAATGCCCTTGAGGCCATTCGTTTTTATGTCAGCTTTGCTTGCTCTTTTGCTTTCGCTGAACGAGAACTAATGGAAGGAAATGCAAAAATCATCAAACTTATTGCCCGTGATGAAGCCCTACACTTAACGGGAACTCAATTTATGATTAATACGCTTCGTAGTGGTGAAGATGATCCTGAAATGGCTGAAATAGCTAAAGAGTGTGAACAAGACTGCTATGATCTTTTTTTACAAGCAGCGAATCAAGAAAAAGAGTGGGCAGCATACTTATTTGAAGGCGGTTCAATGATTGGCTTAAATAAAGATATTTTATGTCAATATGTTGAATATATCACCAATATCCGTATGCAAGCGGTCGGGCTTAAACTACCATACGAAGTCAAATCTAACCCGATTCCATGGATCAACAATTGGTTAGTATCCGACAATGTACAAGTTGCCCCACAAGAAGCCGAAATGAGCTCTTATCTAGTCGGTCAAATTGATTCTGAAATCAATGAAGATGATTTGAGTGATTTCACTTTATAG